The genomic DNA GCTTGGCGTAGAGTAAACCAAGCGCTTAAAATCCATACGATTCCCACCACGATTACGCCTCCGGTTTTAACGAACGCGTCCAGTCGAATCAAAGCAAATTGTTCGGTTTGAGGTTTGGGATCTTCGGTGACGTGATATAACACCACAGACATTCCCATCAAAATATAAAGTGGAACCAATGTCCCGATCATCCCAAAACTGAGCAATGCTTGCGTGAAATAAGCCAATCCCGCCGCCAAAAAGGACAAGGCTAAAATTTTGGTTCGAAATAAAGTTTTTTCGCTTCGAATCACTTTTCTCAACAACAACATCCAGCACCCGATCATGCCAAAATAAACCAACAAACCAAGTAGCCCTTGCGTGGCTGCGGTATCGAGATATTCCATGTGTGCGGTTTCCGGGGTGAAGGTGTCTTGAATATCCCCGGGCACGCGATAATCCGCACGGCGATACATGTTGTAAATGTCATGAAATGTGGCGAGTCCATGCCCGAGAATCGGCGCGTCATGGATCATTTCAAAGGCACTGAACCACCAACTGATGCGATCCGGCACTTGGCCGTTTTGAATGGATTCAATCGAGGCAATCGTGCGCTGAGTGAGATTGAGATTTTCCAAACGATACAAAACCGCGTTGTGAAAAATTCCGATGAGAAGAATCCCGGCGCCCATCACTCCCAAAATCGGTTTTTTATTCTTTTTAATCCAATGCCATCCGCGAATCACCACTCCGCCCATGAACACCAATGAAGCGAACAATAAGGCCAAAAATGCTCCGCGGCTTGCAGTGGCAACAATCGTGGCCAACATCGGGAGAAGCCCAAGTCCGCACAACAAACGATGCCCCCATTTTTTAGAGCGCAACAATAAACCGATCAAGAGCATGACGTGAAACACCAAGTACGCGCCAAAATGATTACTGTGTCCCATGGTCCCGAACACGCGCACCGTGGGGTCGTGACTCCAGCCTTCGGCTCCCGCCCATCCTTTAAATTGCAACAACCCATAAATCGATAACGCAACCGCCATCCAAACGGAAATTCGCACATAACGGAGAATTTCTTTTTTATCGTTAAAAAATTGAATCACCACAACCATTAAAAAAAGAAGATTCAACATACTGAATAACCCTAAAAACCGGCTCCCGTCTCCAAAAAAGCTGGTCCAAAAATAGGTCGAGGTGAGGGTGGTGAGAATAAGAACCAAACCGTACATCCCGATCCATTTGTTCATGGGGGAACGACGGTAGATCAACTTGCCTTGCGCCAAAATTTGCACCCCCCAAATCGCGACGATAAGAAGAGTTACGATGCGTACCAATGTCAATTTGGGCACAGTGAATGCGGACTCAAATCCGGTGCTGTAAATTACGGGAACCAAAACCACAAGGGCGCAGATCAGCGCCTTAATCAAGTCGTGAGTGGTGATGTTTTTGAGGCGGGAAAACATATTATTTCTGTTAATAAGCTCCTCTTCCCGTGATCACGGTGGCCACGGTTTTGAGTAAAATCACGACATCAATAAAAAACGATTGATTTTTAATGTAGTAAAAATCGTACTCAATGTTTTCGTGGAGAGGAAGATCTTTTCTCCCCAAAATTTGCCAAAGTCCGGTGATGCCGGGTTTTACTTCGAGACGATGACGTTGCCAATCTTTGTACGTTTCCACAATAAAAGGCATTTCCGGCCGAGGCCCCACAATGGACATTTCTCCTTTAAAAACATTCCAAAATTGAGGAATTTCATCCAGGCTTGTGCGGCGTAAAAATCGACCGATATGCGTGACTCTTTTGTCCCGAGAATCCTTGGGTGCGTGCGCATTGGGATTGGTCGTGGCACGCATGGTTCTGAATTTATACATGGTGAAAATTTCCCCACTTTGTCCCACTCGTTTTTGTTTAAACAGCGGGCTATCTCCGGTTTCAATCCAAATAAAAACCATTAAAATCAGATTAAACGGTAAAGAAACGACCAGTGCGGCCACCGCTCCGATGATGTCCAGAATCCGTTTAAAAAAGCGATAAAGCCACTTACTTCCTCCTTTTTTCAAATCCAAGCTGGGCAAACCTTCGAGTTCATTGAGATCAATATCACCGGCCACAATTTCAAATAAATCCGAGACCACTTTAAATTTCACGGGAAATCGATCGCATTGATGAATGAGTTCGAGGATTCGTTCATGAGAAAGTTGCGGATCCGCCACGTAAATTTCATGCACGAGCGCGGTTTGAAGAATTTGCGGCAGTTGTTCAAGCGAACCCAAAAGAGGCGGCCCGTCTTGCGGAGGCTTGGTGACATTATCAATATAGCCAAGGATTCGATAACCAAAACTTTCATATTTCTTAAGCTTTTCCGCAATTTGTTTCCCCGGTTTTCCGGCGCCAACAATGATCACATTCACAATCCCGATTCCGTGTTTATGGAACAAGCGAGCCAGGTGTCGAACAATAAACCGATCCAGATTGATAAAAAACAATCCAAACCCGTAAAAAATCACCACAAGGATGCGAGAATAATCGTATTTATAAAGAAAGGAACCGGCCATCACGAACACCCAAACCAAGGTGATGGCGCGCACCAAATTATACAATTCTCCAAAACCGGTGATGCGGCGACTTCTCTCGTAAAGCCCGAAACTGTAAAATGTCACAAGTAAAATAAGGGCCACCACAGGCATGGCCTTGGCGTATTCCATCCACGGTTGGATTTCACTCCCCCAAAAATCATTGCGCAAAGTGTAGGCCGAAAAAGCGGCGATTCCCATGCCAATCAAATCCGAAAGGACCAAGACGAAAACCGTCAACGCGCTTTGATCGAGAATTTTTAAAAATGATTTCATAAGAGCGAAAGGGGGCACCTAAGATTTTGCGCTTCCGTTTAACCATTTTGCCATATCTCGAGCGCTCACCTTTCGATTTCTCATGATGAGGCGTCGATTTCGTAAGGCCCGTGGCAATTGGAGGAAAAACCGACCCAGCGCTTTTAAAAGATACGGTTCGCGCACCATTATATACCCGAAAATAAGAATTTCCTTCATGAAAATCGAAAAAAAATCGCGAGCCAAATTTCCCCACAATTCGTTTTTTACCTGCATGAGGCGTTGGTTTTTGTATGCGTAATATTTTTGAAAACGTGAGAGATTTTTTCGGCCTTTATACACCTGATAATGCGTGAACCGCTTGAGCACGCCCGTTCCACGACCGTGATACCCCACGGCTTGCGGGAGGTAATAACATTTCCACCCGCACAGGCGCAGGCGCCATGAAATATCAATGTCTTCTTTGTACATAAAAAAATCTTCGTCGAGGAAATCATGCGGCGGGAGTTTGATGTCCTCAAGTGCGGTGCGACGGTATACGGGAACCGCGCCGGACACGCCAAACACTTCCTCTTCGTCATCGTATTGGCCTTGATCTTCCAGGCCTTGACCGCGGTCAATCACGCGACGATTGCGAAAACAATATAAACCTGTTGTATCGATGAATTTAGTTTTTTCGTTTTTCTCAAAATCGTACTTGAGCACTTTGCCGGTGATGGCTGCAATCTTAGGATCTTGTTCGCACTTTTTAATAATGAGCTCGAGATAGTTGGGGGTTAAAATCAAATCCGGATTTAGAACCATAACATAATCGGCTTTACTCATTTGCATGCCCTGATTCGCGGCTTTGGCATAGCCAAGGTTGTCGCGATTGGCCACGACTTTTACGTCTTTAAAATGCTCGCGCACATACTCCACTGACCCATCGGACGAGGCGTTGTCGATAAAAATCGTTTCAAAATGTTTGTAAGTTTGCGCCTCCACGCTCTTGAGGCACGGCTCCAAAAAGCGTTTGCTGTTATAACCGATGAGAAGAATGGAAAGGGTTGAATGAGATTTCATTGGATTTCAGTATATCGGATTTCTTTTAATTTCCATTAATAATTCCTCAAACCGAGTATAGCCCGCCGCAGAATTGAAATGACCTGCGCCCTTGATGACTCGGACGTCGATGCCTAAGAGTTTCGCCAATTCTTGCGCTTTTTCAAGTTTAATATAAGGGTCGTTGTCGGAATGAAAAATGACAAAATGTTTGCAATTCTTTTTAATCGCAGGCCAATTGAATGTTTTTTGAGCAAATGTTTTCATGGAGTCGTCGAAATGATTGTCAGCCTTACCCACAAATGCAGCCACAAAAAAGGCGGCTTTGACCGGATGTTTTTCAATAACATTGAGCAAAAATGCCGGCCCTACGCTGTGCCCCACCACGAGCGTCTCAGGGGTTAGAAATTCCTTATAAAGATCCATCACGCGCAACCACTCGATGAGCGTTTGATTCTCCGGCGTTGGAAATTGCGGGACAATGACGTGATGCCCCAGTTTTTCGAGCTCTTGCTTAAGCCATGGAAACCAATTTTCCTCAGGCGACCCGCCCACCCCGTGGATGATGAAAATATTAGCCATAACAGAATTGATTTTACGCCTTTTTATAAAAACGGAAAAACTTCTTTTTGATGGCTTCTTTTGAGAACTTTAAAATTTTACGTTTTTCTGTAAAATTTTTATAAAAATTCATCGTTTTGACTTGTTTTTAATTATTTTATAGGTTAAAGTTGCCTTACTATTTTTCTGTAAAAATTTATGAAAATCGCACTACTTTGCGGGGGGCCATCGTTGGAACGTGGGATTTCACTCAATTCTGCGCGAAGTGTTCTCGATCATTTGAACGGCGATGGCATTGAAATTGTCCCGATTTATTTTGACACGCATCGCAACGCCTATCACCTTTCCCAGGCTCAGTTGTATTCGAATACTCCCTCTGATTTTGACTTTAAGCTCAAGGAAACCGCCAAGTTTTTAAGTCGCACGGCGCTCAAAGCTCTGCTTAAGAGTGTTGATCTTGCGTTTCCGGCTATGCATGGGGCATTTGGGGAGGACGGCGATATCCAACGCCTGCTCGAGCGTTACGGCATCCCGTATGTAGGCTCACCTGCGTCAGCGTGTCGTCGTTTTTTTGACAAACATGAGGCCAATACCTTTCTCCGCGAACAAGGATTTTTTACCTTGCCCTCGGTTTTACTTAAAATTCATCACTCTGATCACTCCCGTTTAATCCGAGCTTTTTTCAAACAACATCACATCACCCGCGCGATCGTGAAACCCGCGACCGGCGGCTCGAGCATCGGTGTTTTTTCAGTTTCCACTCCGGCGGAAGCGCTTAAAAAAGTCCGCTATCTTTTTTCCAAACGCATCAATACCCGCGTGGTGATTGAGCCGTTTTGCACGGGCATTGAATTCACTGTCATTCTCCTCCAAAACCGTTTCAATATGCCGGTGGCCATTCTTCCCACCGAGATTGAGGCGGATTACACCAAACATCAAATTTTTGATTATCGAAAAAAATATTTGCCCACGCGCCAAGTCCGCTATCACTGTCCTCCGCGTTTTGACAACAAGACCATCGAACGAATCCAAGTTCAGGCCGAACAATTGTTCACGCTTTTCGGCGTGCGCGATATGGCGCGCTTTGACGGATGGGTATTGCCGGACGGGAAAATCTGGTTTTCGGATTTCAATCCGATCAGCGGCATGGAACAAAACAGTTTTCTTTTCCAACAAACCTCTCGTATCGGGTTCAGTCATCGCGATCTTTTGCGCTATGTGGTGCGGCACGCGTGCGACCGCCACGAAATTCCTTTCCCCGCTTTACCTCGTTCGATTTCAACCAAATCGCGCAAGCCCATCCAGATTGTTTTTGGTGGAAAAACTTCGGAACGGCAAGTTTCTCTCATGAGTGGAACCAATGCGTGGCTCAAATTGCGGCGCTCGGAAAAATATGACCCCAAACCGTTCCTTCTTGGTCTCCACGATGAAGTTTGGGAACTTCCTTATGCCTTTACCCTCAGCCACACCGTGGATGAAATTGTTGAAAATTGCGAACACGCCAAACGCGACGATGAACGCCTTCATTTTCTTGAGGAAAAAGTGCGATTGCGTCTTGCCCTACGAGAGGGCGAGGCCAATGAACCGTTCTTTCTCCCGCGAAAAATGAGTCTCAGCTCCTTCATTAAAAATGCATCGTATGTTTTTATGGGATTCCATGGAGGAATCGGGGAAGATGGAACGATTCAACGCATGCTGACCCAAGCCAAAGTCCCCTTCAACGGCTCTAGAGAAAAAGCATCCAAAATTTGCGCCGACAAACTCAAAACCGGAGAAGTTTTGCAAGGGCTTGAGTCTCAGGGCATTTATTCCGCGCAAAAAAAACACGCTTTAATTTCGGAATTTAAAGGATGGAAATTGAACGACTTTAACCTCTATTTTAAAAAACTTCAAAAAATCCTAACCTCCCGCAGTGTGATTGTTAAGCCACGCGACGAAGGATGTTCGTCCGGGATTGTGCGACTTTTTTCCGGAGAAGATTTAAAAAAATATGCGTATTGGGTTCAAAAAAACACTCCCTTTATTCCGGCGGGTGTTTTTCATCATCAAACCACGGCCATTGAAATGCCGTTGCGATTGTTGCGAGACATTTTCTTTGAGCGCTTTATTGAAACCGATATTGTTCGGGTCAAAGGCCAGCGCATCAAATGGCGACGAAAAACCGACTGGATTGAGGTGACGGTGGGGGTTTTGGAACACGCTGGACGCTATCACTCGCTCAGCCCCAGCCTTACCGTGGCGGAGGGGCACGTACTTTCAGTGGAAGAAAAATTCCAAGGCGGAACCGGAGTTAATTTAACCCCGCCTCCCGCGCCGTACGTTAAACCTGCCGCACTTGAAAAAGTAAAACGCTCCATGGAGCTCATTGCTCAACGCATCGGGATTCAGGGCCACTGTCGCATCGACACGTTCATGCACACGCAAACCGGCGACGTGATTGTGATTGAGGTGAATACGTTACCTGCGACCACGCCTTCAACCGTGCTTTTTCATCAAGGGTTGGCGGAAAAGGAGCCGGTGTTCCCGAGGGAGTTGATGGAGAGGATTATACGAGGGGTTTAAAACATAGATATGGTACAATAAAAATCGTTGTTAAATATTGTATTCTATGAAAATCAGTTTAGTCACAGGCGGCGCCGGATTTATCGGAAGTCATTTATGTGAAGCCTTGCTTGAAAAAGGGAATACTGTCTTTTGCGTTGATAATTTTTGTACCGGGAACAGAGAAAACGTAAAACCTTTTATAAAAAATAAAGCTTTTCACCTCATCACACACGACATCACTACTCCTATTAAAATAAAAGGACCTATTGATCAAATTTATAATTTAGCTTGTCCCGCCTCCCCCGTGGATTACCAAAATATCCCCATAGAAACGTTATTGGTGTGCGCTGAAGGCGTTAAAAATATGCTCGATTTAGCGGTTCAAAAAAAGGCTATTTTTCTGCATGCCTCCACCTCGGAGGTCTATGGTGATCCTTTAAAACACCCTCAGAGAGAAGATTATTTTGGAAATGTAAATTGCATCGGCCCTCGTTCCTGTTACGACGAAGGCAAGCGATTCGCTGAAAGTTTGATTATGAATTATAAAAATCAATTCAATTTGGATATAAAAATCGTGCGTATTTTTAATACGTATGGCCCGTTTATGCGAAAAAATGACGGTCGCGTGATCCCGAATTTTATTAGCCAAGCGTTAAACAATGAGCCAATCACTCTTTATGGCGACGGCTCTCAAACACGATCGTTTTGTTATGTTTCGGACTTAATTGATGGGTTCATGAGTATGATGGAGTGTGCTGATTTTTCAGGCCCTGTGAATCTTGGCAATCCGCATGAAATTTCTGTCAAAACACTGGCTGAAAAGATCATTCAATTGACTCAATCTAAAAGTGAATTAGTGTATCGGCCCATGCCTAAAGATGACCCCAAAGTGCGTTGCCCGGACATCACATTGGCGCATGAAAAATTGAATTTTTCACCCAAAGTGGAATTAAAAAAAGGGCTTCAATTGACTCTCGATTGGTTTCGTAAAGAGTAACGCCAAAAAATTTGACAACGAGCGTTTTGGCCTTTATAAATGATGCATTGAAAATTCGCTTATCCAGAGTGGACGAGGGATTCGGCCCGTAGACTCCACAGCAACCCGTTTGCATCTCATTGACGTAAAATGAGCCGGCAAGCACGGTGCTAACTCCGACCCCTTTTGCGGGGAAGATAATGTGGGAATATTCACTTCATAATCTTTCTCGCGAAAGATTATTTTTTTATTCTTTTTTTATGTCTACGTATCTCTTCACTTCGGAATCGGTGACCGAAGGGCATCCTGACAAGATTGCCGATCAAATTTCCGATGCCGTGCTCGACGCGGTTTTGGGTCAAGACGCGCGCGGTCGTGTGGCGTGCGAAGTGTTGGTAACCACCGGGCTGGTTTTAGTGGCCGGGGAAATCACCACCACATGCTATGTCGATATCCCCAAATTGGCACGTGAAACCATTCGAGAAATCGGTTATACGGACGCAACCTATGGATTCGATTATAAAGCATGTTCCGTTCTCACGGCGATTGATGAACAAAGTCCGGACATTGCCTTGGGTGTGGATCGCGAAGGCGCCGGGGATCAAGGGATGATGGTCGGTTTTGCCATCAATGAAACCCCGGAATTCATGCCTCTTCCGATCATGCTTTCGCATAAATTGGTTCGCCAGTTGGCTAAAGTTCGTAAAGAAGGCGGACTCAAATACCTCCGCCCCGACGGAAAAAGTCAGGTTACGATTGAATATGAAAACGGCAAACCCAAACGTATCGATACAGTCGTGGTTTCCACCCAACACGGACCCGATGTGTCTTACGATCAAATTCGGCAGGATGTGATTGAAACCATTATTCGTCCCATTTGCAGTGAATACCTCGATGACAAGACCACGTATCACGTCAATCCGACCGGGAAATTCATTATTGGTGGGCCTCCGGGGGATTCCGGACTCACAGGTCGCAAAATCATCGTGGACACGTACGGCGGCATGGGTCGCCATGGAGGAGGATGTTTCTCGGGGAAAGATCCGACCAAAGTGGATCGCTCGGGCGCGTATGCGGCTCGCTATGTGGCTAAAAATATTGTGGCTGCAGGCTTGGCTGACAAATGCGAGATTCAAATCGCTTATGCCATCGGAGTCGTGGAACCGGTTTCCATTTTTGTGGAAACGTTCGGGACTGAAAAGGTTAAAAATGAACTCATCGTTGAATTGGTGAGGAAACATTTTGACCTCACCCCGCGTGGCATCATTTCTCACCTCGATTTACGCCGTCCGATTTATAAAAAAACAGCGGCGTACGGGCACTTCGGCCGAGAAGAAGAATCTTTTACATGGGAAAAACTCGATAAAGTCGATGCGTTGAGAAGCGATGCAGGACTTCGATCTTAAAACTCAATGGACACAAACCCAATCGAAAAAATTCGTAAAGTGGTACGGTTGATTCAACCTAAAATAAGCCCCTTCGGGAACATCAGTTTCCGTAAAGGGGATGCATTTCAAATCACAAAATCGGGGGCGGTTCTAAATGAAATTCAAAAAAAGGATTTCGTCGCCCCCGATCCCAAAAATAATCCTTCAACTGAAACAAAGCTTCACGCTTTTATTTATGAACAAAGGCCAGAGATTCATTGGATTATTCATCTTCATGACTCTGTGGTTCTTAAAAAAGGAGAAACACTTCATTTACCTATCACGAAAGAAGAAAAACCTTTTGGCACCCAAGCTTTAGTGGATGAGGTTGGCAAAATTCTCGGGAAGCATCCTTACATCCTCATGAAAAACCATGGTATCATCGCGCTTGGGTCTTCTTTGGATGAAACCCTTGATTTGATAATCAAAATCCACAATGCCTGTAAAGACGATTGAATGGAAAAATGGGGCCGCTCATATGATCGATCAGACGCTTTTACCCCAACAATACAAAATCATTCGATGTGAAACGGTTGAAAAAATTTGGGATGCCATTAAAACATTAAAAATTCGAGGCGCTCCGGCGATTGGGATCGCGGCGGCATTTGGACTACTGATTGCCTCCGAAAAATCATCTGCAAAAAACTACTCTGCCTACAAACGCGAAATGCAAAAAAGTGCGAAATATTTAGGGAGTTCACGACCCACTGCAATCAATTTGTTTTGGGCCCTGGATCGAATTATGAAAGTCGTGGATGAAAATGAAAATATTAAAATCGCTAAAAAAAATGTAAAAAAAGAAGCTTTAAAAATCTTTGAGGAAGACAAAAAAATTTGTAGAAGAATTGGAGAAAATGGCGAAAAATTAATTCCCCATGGGGCCACGATTATTACTCATTGCAATGCGGGAGGGCTTGCCACTGCGGATTATGGTACGGCGCTCGCCTGCCTTTATTTTGCACATGAAAAAGGCAAGAAATTAAAAGTCTTTTCGGATGAAACAAGGCCGCTCCTTCAAGGCTCGCGCCTCACCTATTGGGAGCTCACTCACGCGGGCATCGATACGACCATCATTTGTGACAACATGGCCGCGCACGTGATGAACACACAAAAAGTGGATTTGGTTATTGTTGGAGCGGATCGCATTGCAGCCAATGGAGATACGGCGAATAAAATCGGCACGTACAGCCTTGCGCTTGCGGCTCGAGCTCATCAGGTCCCTTTTTATGTGGCAGCCCCCCTTTCCACGTTTGATCTTACCTTGAAATCCGGGAAAGAAATCCCCATCGAAGAACGCAACCCGAAAGAAGTGGTAAAATTTAAAGCAAAAGTCTACAACCCGGCCTTTGATGTCACCCCTGCGAATTTAATCACGGGTATTGTTACGGAAAAAGGAGTTATTAAAAATCCAACTTTTAAAAAAATCTCTAATCTTTTCTCTTATGGATCTTAAAAAATATATTCGCGATATCCCCGATTTTCCTAAAAAGGGAATTATTTTTAAAGACATCACTCCTCTCCTTTCAACGCCTTCTGCTTTTAAATTTGCCATGGATCAAATGTTGGAATTTGCACGCCAACAAAAAGCTGAAGCCGTGGTGGGTATTGATTCAAGAGGTTTTATTTTTGGCAGTGTCATCGCTTACCAATTGGGCCTAAAATTTGTTCCTGTACGGAAAAAAGGGAAACTCCCGTATCAAACCCTTTCCGAAAAATACGCACTTGAATATGGGACGGCGGAACTTGAGATCCATAACGATGCGCTTCATAAAGGAGAAAAAGTTTTAATTGTGGATGATCTTCTTGCCACAGGCGGAACCGTTCGAGCCACCTGCGGTTTGGTGGAAAAGCTTGGCGCACAAGTGTGCGGGATTGCGTTTTTGATCAACCTTTCCTTTTTAAACGGTGGGGAGAAAATTAAAAATTATAAAACCTTAACTTTAATCCAATATGAATAGCGCTTCCATCGGTATTTTGGGCGGATCGGGTTTTTATGATTTTTTAAAAAATGCGCACACCATTGAAATGGACACCCCTTACGGCAAACCGTCCGGCAAAATCACTCTTGGCGAATATAAAGGCAAAAACGTGGCCTTTCTTCCTCGTCATGGAAAAGGCCATATTTATCCTCCCCATCAAATCCCTTATCGAGCGAATGTGTGGGCATTCAAACAATTGGGAGTTCAATTTATTTTGGGCCCTTGCGCCTCAGGAAGTTTGCGTCCGGATATAAAACCAGGCGATTTTGTGGTTTGTGATCAATTTGTGGATCGGACCAAGGGGCGTATCGATACTTTTTTTGAAGGCCCAAAAGTCGCTCATGTTGAAGCCGCGGAACCTTATTGTTTAAATCTTGGGAAAATCGCAGTGGAAGAAGGCCGAAAACTGGGAATTCAAATCCATCCCAAAGGCACAGTGGTTGTAATCCAAGGCCCTCGTTTTTCCACAAAAGCGGAGAGCAAGTGGTTTTCTTCCGCGGGTTTTGATGTGATCAATATGACTCAATATCCAGAATGCATTTTGGCGAGAGAGCTTGAAATGTGCTACTCGGGCATCGCTTTGATTACCGATTACGATGTAGGCCTGAGTGATTATCCCGAGATTAAGCCCGTTACCATTGAAGAAGTTTTAAGAACTTTCAAGGAAAATAATGAAAAATTGCGTAATTTGCTTTTTGCAATCATTGAAAAAATAGAGATTGGGAAATCCTGCCGATGCCATTCGGCGATGAAAAATGCGTTTCTAAATTAGAGATTTTGAGATACTATCCAATTAAAGTTTTCCATTCACCCACTTAATTTCAGACGTATGAAAACGGTTATTCTCTGCGGCGGATTAGGGACTCGCTTAAAAGAAGAGACTGAATTTCGTCCCAAACCCATGGTCCACATCGGTAACAGACCTATTTTGTGGCATAACATGAAAGTTTATGCCCACTACGGGTTTAAAGATTTTGTTTTGGCTTTAGGATATAAAGGCGAAATGATTAAAGAATATTTTCAAAATTATGAACTATTAAATAACGATGTCACTCTTGAGTTGGGGAAGCCTGAGAATCGTATTGTTCATCAACGCCATGACGAAGTGGGGTGGAAAATCACGTTAGCGGACACCGGTCAACAAACCCTTAAAGGGGGCCGATTGAAGAAAATTGAAAAATATATTGATGAAGATGAATTTATGATGACTTATGGAGATGGGGTCAGTAACGTCAACATCCCAGAGCTGATTGCTTTTCATCGGAGTCACGGAAAAATGGCAACCGTAACCGGGGTCACGGCTTCTTCTCAGTTTGGAGAAATCTCCATAGGGCCTGACAGCACCGCCAGTTTTGTTGAAAAACCTCGAAACACTTCCATTGTGAGCAATGGAGGATATTTTGTTTTTAATCGAGCGATTTTTGATCGTCTTAAGGACGAGGATTCGTGTGACTTAGAGTACGGCGTACTCGAACAATTGTCTAAAGAAGGACAATTAAAAGTTTTCCGACATGCCGGATTTTGGGCATGCATGGATACGTTTCGAGATATGGAGTATTTGAATCGATTATGGAATGAAGAAAAGGCCGCCTGGAAAATTTGGTAAATGCACTTTGTGATAAGCCCTATGAAACACCTTTCAGACTTACATGAATTTTATCGCGGTAAACGTATCCTTATTACAGGGCACACCGGATTTAAGGGTGGGTGGCTTGCGTTTTGGCTCCATGCGCTCGGGGCACAAGTGATTGGGTATTCATTGCCTCCGGCCACAAACCCCAATTTCTCGGAAACTGTAGAGCTAGATAAAAAAATCGTTTCTATTTTTGGCGATATCAGAAATCGAAAAACCTTGGAGGATACGTTTAAAAAACATCAACCCGAAATCGTGTTTCACATGGCGGCCCAAGCGTTGGTAAGGCCTTCGTATCGAGATCCGGTTGGCACGTATGAAACCAACGTCATGGGCACGGTTTATGTTCTTGAGGCGTGTCGCGCCACTCCCTCCGTTCGTGCGGTGGTGAATATCACAAGCGATAAATGCTATGAAAACACCCAACAAAAAAGTTATCGAGAAGAAGATCCCATGGGTGGACATGATCCTTACAGCTCCAGCAAGGGATGTTCCGAACTCGTCACTCAAGCCTATATTCGATCTTATTTTAACCCTGAAGAAAAA from Candidatus Gracilibacteria bacterium includes the following:
- a CDS encoding UDP-glucuronic acid decarboxylase family protein, translating into MKISLVTGGAGFIGSHLCEALLEKGNTVFCVDNFCTGNRENVKPFIKNKAFHLITHDITTPIKIKGPIDQIYNLACPASPVDYQNIPIETLLVCAEGVKNMLDLAVQKKAIFLHASTSEVYGDPLKHPQREDYFGNVNCIGPRSCYDEGKRFAESLIMNYKNQFNLDIKIVRIFNTYGPFMRKNDGRVIPNFISQALNNEPITLYGDGSQTRSFCYVSDLIDGFMSMMECADFSGPVNLGNPHEISVKTLAEKIIQLTQSKSELVYRPMPKDDPKVRCPDITLAHEKLNFSPKVELKKGLQLTLDWFRKE
- a CDS encoding sugar transferase, translating into MKSFLKILDQSALTVFVLVLSDLIGMGIAAFSAYTLRNDFWGSEIQPWMEYAKAMPVVALILLVTFYSFGLYERSRRITGFGELYNLVRAITLVWVFVMAGSFLYKYDYSRILVVIFYGFGLFFINLDRFIVRHLARLFHKHGIGIVNVIIVGAGKPGKQIAEKLKKYESFGYRILGYIDNVTKPPQDGPPLLGSLEQLPQILQTALVHEIYVADPQLSHERILELIHQCDRFPVKFKVVSDLFEIVAGDIDLNELEGLPSLDLKKGGSKWLYRFFKRILDIIGAVAALVVSLPFNLILMVFIWIETGDSPLFKQKRVGQSGEIFTMYKFRTMRATTNPNAHAPKDSRDKRVTHIGRFLRRTSLDEIPQFWNVFKGEMSIVGPRPEMPFIVETYKDWQRHRLEVKPGITGLWQILGRKDLPLHENIEYDFYYIKNQSFFIDVVILLKTVATVITGRGAY
- a CDS encoding O-antigen ligase family protein; protein product: MFSRLKNITTHDLIKALICALVVLVPVIYSTGFESAFTVPKLTLVRIVTLLIVAIWGVQILAQGKLIYRRSPMNKWIGMYGLVLILTTLTSTYFWTSFFGDGSRFLGLFSMLNLLFLMVVVIQFFNDKKEILRYVRISVWMAVALSIYGLLQFKGWAGAEGWSHDPTVRVFGTMGHSNHFGAYLVFHVMLLIGLLLRSKKWGHRLLCGLGLLPMLATIVATASRGAFLALLFASLVFMGGVVIRGWHWIKKNKKPILGVMGAGILLIGIFHNAVLYRLENLNLTQRTIASIESIQNGQVPDRISWWFSAFEMIHDAPILGHGLATFHDIYNMYRRADYRVPGDIQDTFTPETAHMEYLDTAATQGLLGLLVYFGMIGCWMLLLRKVIRSEKTLFRTKILALSFLAAGLAYFTQALLSFGMIGTLVPLYILMGMSVVLYHVTEDPKPQTEQFALIRLDAFVKTGGVIVVGIVWILSAWFTLRQAKAEWFLHRAGIDEAQGEVALMLEDYQVTIQAMPWMPRYFAAYGAGTYNFGLYDNPIEIVDTLLTTSINAYENAYRLVQTVPDVPANLGIAYIAYADVVQEKGRAVEAQVWREKGVEMYRNAVEVAANNPLFMYNFGIVLDSQDKKEEARDTFLQVLAIRDPYQDTYYRIALLSTELKDYETVRLYLQKALQENPADENVKALLQRINAETSEGEIQGNINYILIYINLKSGNFPISYS
- a CDS encoding glycosyltransferase, which codes for MANIFIIHGVGGSPEENWFPWLKQELEKLGHHVIVPQFPTPENQTLIEWLRVMDLYKEFLTPETLVVGHSVGPAFLLNVIEKHPVKAAFFVAAFVGKADNHFDDSMKTFAQKTFNWPAIKKNCKHFVIFHSDNDPYIKLEKAQELAKLLGIDVRVIKGAGHFNSAAGYTRFEELLMEIKRNPIYGNPMKSHSTLSILLIGYNSKRFLEPCLKSVEAQTYKHFETIFIDNASSDGSVEYVREHFKDVKVVANRDNLGYAKAANQGMQMSKADYVMVLNPDLILTPNYLELIIKKCEQDPKIAAITGKVLKYDFEKNEKTKFIDTTGLYCFRNRRVIDRGQGLEDQGQYDDEEEVFGVSGAVPVYRRTALEDIKLPPHDFLDEDFFMYKEDIDISWRLRLCGWKCYYLPQAVGYHGRGTGVLKRFTHYQVYKGRKNLSRFQKYYAYKNQRLMQVKNELWGNLARDFFSIFMKEILIFGYIMVREPYLLKALGRFFLQLPRALRNRRLIMRNRKVSARDMAKWLNGSAKS